Proteins encoded together in one Epinephelus moara isolate mb chromosome 2, YSFRI_EMoa_1.0, whole genome shotgun sequence window:
- the arhgef12a gene encoding rho guanine nucleotide exchange factor 12 isoform X3 encodes MSDTQSSFTDRFPKKANRTSSILSKDHPPDKKPKSDKTSLPSNEFDPTGLVQRCVIIQKDENGFGLTVSGDNPVFVQLVKEDGAAMRAGVQTGDRIIKVNGTLVTHSNHIEVVKLIKSGSYVALTVLGRPPGLAQIPLSEAESEMLGVSISSPNSPAAERPYSPLDRLSSTQPPWDENSSVCSQRVDMLQKMLSKEQQELQAMKEEYSRNPSPKLLKDIQEAKKHIPQLQGQLFKATGATQEAVPGGDADDGSMFETEHTPSKGDNSTDLSWSSTPISRGFGPGSPENLYSRESSCPSPKSTPRNSFNSCHSPEGEDATDLDSLSPTTVSSPSSSRLVSQIIGAEDDYFDSDQEQTNGQCNSFNSIEQLKSRPAHLAAFLHHVISQFDPAPVLCYLYADFYKQTNSKETRRVFMDLHTFFIDRGANLKVAVPESISTDLDRRRTELIPEEINRQHVQTLQDSLLPDIQKNLEDFRQKRSMGLTVAEVELARLDQERVRDRVTLERERSYAENIITKIEDILVTTQTTEEEKCTTMQYVIYTYMKHLGVRVKEPRSLESKRVRINFLPKIKKSIKTEKEGEEKVKKPRFPSILGPQRRPSRIEAASVGKALDGRPRPQKQLSQPTLGASDHMEAGRLRGSQSSEGSELTHSMSLNTSSPNSATYSSDTSRDTDMGGTPTSGPSRLSDGLQSDALDGLSYPASHFDLYSLDQLQEDDRESDRVHEGTPKAIRRLEGLGAADVQSEDDQGTDSEHDPPNWQQLVGREVLAGLRPQEIKRQEVINELFYTERAHVRMLRVLDHIFYQKLSKEAILPPADIKNIFTNLEEILQLHVSILEQMAAVRKRNESSVIDQIGDDLLSWFSGGEEEKIKQAVGTFCSNQPFALEIIKSKQKKDSRFTSFIQEAESNRLCRRLQLKDIIPVEMLRLTKYPLLLDNIAKYTDNAAEKDKVKQAADCCRKILNHVNQAVKESEDKQRLEDYQRRLDLSSLKQTDNAMILELKNLDLTKRTMVHEGPLSWKVNKDKTIELYTLLLEDILVLLQKQDERLILKCHSKNLAGTADTKQIFSPIIKLNTVLVRSVATDNKSFFVLSMSDNGAQIYELMAPTVSDQRTWQRLITQRADAMKVKPHSVIPLPQTDGERDGVEIITAGVSRLSRDPDRTSTGSTQSTDKESSPAPRSVTQSSLPGNNPFEGVKAEEEEEEEGFVDPEPPYQVAEDGKEGDSFNMFPSRADEALKTLAALKQVLVTQLMSQEAVEQTKRSTGARLLRTTSLRTPVDSRARVMVHNGSEKNSSQTEDPTQDLGSGDTGFFDSPEDYAGYLVLEGYGGPGESSTDDDILASTTGKQLRTSQGCAADSGINLRFSSTSQAGSLSSFSRQVLSHLRNLQANLNYLKEVEAKYNNLIRQRPERPAADTDGSKDKR; translated from the exons GTTTCCCAAGAAAGCAAACAG AACCAGCAGCATTCTCAGTAAAGACCACCCCCCAGACAAGAAACCCAAAAGTGACAAAACCTCACTTCCCTCCAATGAGTTTGACCCTACAG GTCTGGTCCAGCGATGTGTAATCATCCAGAAAGATGAAAATGGCTTTGGGCTCACTGTCAGTGGTGACAACCCAGTGTTTGTGCAGCTTGTCAAAGAAG ATGGGGCTGCTATGCGGGCAGGTGTTCAGACAGGAGACAGGATCATCAAG GTTAATGGGACCCTTGTTACACATTCTAATCACATTGAGGTGGTGAAGCTTATCAAAT CGGGCTCCTATGTGGCCCTCACAGTGTTGGGGCGGCCTCCAGGGCTCGCCCAGATCCCTTTGTCTGAAGCAGAGTCTGAAATGTTGGGTGTTAGCATTTCATCACCTAACTCCCCAGCAGCAGAACGCCCCTACAGTCCCCTGGACCGACTCTCCTCCACACAACCACCATGG GATGAGAATAGCAGTGTCTGCAGCCAGAGGGTTGACATGTTGCAAAAGATGCTCTCAAAAGAGCAGCAGGAGCTGCAG GCCATGAAGGAGGAGTACAGCAGGAACCCCTCCCCCAAACTACTGAAAGACATCCAGGAAGCTAAGAAACACATTCCTCAGCTGCAGGGTCAGCTCTTCAAGGCCACTGGGGCAACACAG GAGGCTGTTCCAGGTGGTGATGCAGATGATGGTAGCATGTTTGAGACAGAGCACACTCCCTCTAAGGGAGACAACAGTACAGACCTGTCCTGGAGCAGCACTCCT ATATCTCGTGGGTTTGGACCTGGATCTCCAGAGAATCTTTACTCAAGAGAGTCATCCTGCCCCAGCCCAAAGAGCACACCCAGGAACAGCTTCAACTCCTGCCACTCTCCAGAGGGGGAGGACGCCACTGACCTG GACTCTCTGTCCCCTACCACAGTCAGCAGTCCCTCTTCCTCCCGCCTCGTCTCACAAATCATTGGAGCTGAGGACGACTATTTTGATTCAGACCAGGAGCAG ACAAATGGCCAGTGTAACAGCTTTAACAGTATTGAGCAGCTCAAGTCTCGTCCTGCCCACCTCGCAGCCTTCCTTCACCATGTCATCTCTCAGTTCGACCCTGCTCCTGTG CTGTGCTACCTCTATGCTGACTTCTATAAGCAGACCAACTCCAAAGAGACCAGACGGGTGTTCATGGATCTCCACACCTTCTTCATTGACCGTGGAGCG AATTTAAAAGTTGCTGTTCCTGAATCCATCTCTACTGATCTCG ACCGGCGGCGGACAGAGCTGATCCCAGAGGAAATAAACAGGCAACATGTACAAACACTGCAGGACTCTCTGCTCCCTGACATCCAGAAGAACCTGGAGGATTTCAG GCAAAAGCGCAGTATGGGCCTAACGGTGGCTGAAGTAGAGCTGGCCAGACTGGACCAAGAGAGAGTCAGAGACCGTGTCACTCTGGAGCGAGAGCGCTCTTATGCTGAGAACATCATCACCAAGATAGAGGATATCCT GGTAACAACTCAgaccacagaggaagagaaatg cACTACAATGCAGTATGTCATCTATACATACATGAAGCACCTTGGTGTGAGGGTCAAGGAACCTCGCAGTCTGGAGTCCAAACGGGTCAGGATCAACTTCCTTCCCAAGATTAAG AAAAGCATCAAGACAGAAAAGGAAGGAGAAGAGAAGGTGAAGAAACCCAGATTTCCCAGTATTCTTGGACCTCAGCGTCGGCCCAGCCGCATCGAAGCAGCATCAG TGGGTAAAGCCTTGGATGGTCGCCCCAGGCCACAGAAACAGTTGTCTCAGCCCACACTGGGAGCGAGTGATCACATGGAAGCTGGTCGTCTAAGAGGCAGCCAATCGAGCGAGGGCTCTGAACTCACACACTCCATGTCTCTCAACACCTCATCCCCAAACAGCGCCACCTATAGCTCGGATACAAGCCGAGACACTGATATGG GTGGGACTCCAACCTCAGGCCCTTCCAGGCTGAGTGACGGCCTTCAGTCCGACGCTCTTGATGGGTTGTCATACCCTGCTTCGCACTTTGACCTTTACAGCCTCGACCAGCTGCAAGAGGATGACAGAGAAAGCGACAG AGTCCACGAGGGAACACCAAAGGCCATAAGAAG GCTCGAGGGACTGGGTGCAGCTGATGTCCAGAGTGAGGACGACCAGGGAACAGACTCCGAGCATGACCCTCCAAACTGGCAGCAGCTGGTGGGGCGAGAGGTCCTAGCGGGTCTCAGGCCTCAGGAAATCAAGAGACAGGAAGTTATTAACG AGCTGTTCTACACAGAGCGCGCACATGTACGGATGCTGAGAGTTTTGGACCACATTTTCTATCAGAAGCTCTCCAAAGAGGCCATCCTGCCTCCTGCTGACATTAAGAACATCTTCACTAACCTGGAGGAGATTCTACAGCTGCATg TTTCAATACTGGAGCAAATGGCAGCCGTTCGGAAGAGAAATGAGTCTTCAGTAATTGATCAGATAGGAGACGACTTGCTCTCTTGG TTCAgtggtggagaggaggagaagatcaAGCAGGCGGTGGGGACGTTTTGCAGCAACCAGCCTTTTGCTCTGGAGATCATCAAGAGCAAGCAGAAGAAAGACTCGCGGTTTACTTCGTTCATCCAG GAGGCAGAGAGCAACAGACTGTGTCGCCGACTGCAGCTTAAGGACATCATTCCCGTAGAGATGCTGCGGCTCACCAAGTACCCCCTGCTACTAGACAACATCGCCAAGTACACAG ACAACGCAGCAGAGAAGGACAAAGTGAAGCAGGCAGCAGACTGCTGTAGAAAGATCCTCAATCACGTCAACCAGGCTGTGAAGGAATCCGAGGACAAGCAG AGGTTGGAGGACTATCAGAGAAGATTGGACCTCTCCTCTCTAAAGCAGACAGACAACGCCATGATCCTGGAGCTAAAG AACTTGGATCTAACCAAGAGAACGATGGTGCATGAGGGACCACTGTCATGGAAAGTGAACAAGGACAAGACTATTG AGTTGTACACACTCCTCCTGGAGGACATCCTGGTTCTGCTGCAGAAACAAGACGAGCGTCTAATCCTGAAgtgtcacagtaaaaacctgGCAGGCACTGCAGACACCAAACAGATCTTCAGCCCCATCATCAAACTCAATACTGTGCTGGTGCGCTCTGTGGCCACAG ACAACAAGTCCTTTTTCGTCCTATCCATGTCTGACAACGGAGCCCAGATCTACGAGCTGATGGCACCCACAGTCTCAGATCAGAGAAC GTGGCAGCGTCTAATCACCCAGAGAGCTGACGCCATGAAAGTGAAACCTCACAGCGTCATACCTTTACCTCAGACTGA TGGGGAGAGAGACGGTGTGGAGATCATCACGGCGGGCGTTTCCAGGCTGAGTCGAGACCCAGACCGCACATCCACCGGCAGCACCCAGTCCACAG ATAAAGAGAGCAGTCCAGCCCCGAGAAGTGTGACGCAGAGTTCTCTACCTGGTAACAATCCCTTTGAGGGCGTaaaggcagaggaagaggaggaggaggaaggtttCGTGGACCCAGAGCCTCCTTACCAAGTGGCTGAAGATGGCAAAGAAGGAGACTCTTTCAACATGTTTCCCTCCAGAGCAGACGAAGCACTGAAAACAT TGGCAGCATTAAAGCAGGTGTTGGTGACCCAGCTGATGTCCCAGGAGGCTGTGGAGCAAACCAAACGCTCCACAGGGGCACGTCTCCTAAGGACCACCTCTCTGCGGACCCCTGTAGACAGCCGCGCACGGGTGATGGTCCATAATGGCTCAGAGAAGAACAGCTCTCAGACAGAGGACCCGACTCAGGACCTGGGCTCTGGGGACACAGGCTTCTTTGATTCTCCTGAAGATTATG CAGGGTATTTAGTCCTGGAGGGTTACGGTGGCCCGGGGGAGAGCAGCACAGATGATGACATATTGGCATCAACCACAGGGAAGCAGCTGAGGACCTCACAAGGCTGCGCCGCCGACTCTGGCATCAACTTGAGGTTTTCTTCGACGTCACAGGCCGGCAGCCTCTCCTCTTTTAGCAGACAGGTCTTGTCTCACCTTAGAAACCTTCAGGCCAACCTCAACTATCTGAAG GAGGTTGAGGCCAAGTACAATAATCTAATACGCCAAAGGCCGGAGAGGCCAGCAGCGGACACGGATGGAAGCAAAG ATAAGAGATAG